The Calditrichota bacterium DNA segment GACGCGTCGCTATTCACACGATCAGACCATTCCTGATATGGCGGTTCGCGCGCACATGGTTTGCATTACCAACCGGCAGGCAGGTTCCGGCGGCGATATGCTGCCGTACGAGTTCAGAAAAAAAGGACTGGGCCCAATTGTCGGCACGCGCAGTTGGGGCGGTTTGGTCGGAGTTTCCATGTGGATCGGTCTGATTGACGGCGGCGGCATGTCGGCGCCGGATTATCGAATTTATTCCACTGAAGGAAAATGGGTCGTAGAAAATGAAGGCGTAACGCCGGACTACGTTGTCGACCTGGTGGAGGTTTCCCGCGGTTACGACGCTCAATTGGAGAAAGCTATCGCAGTAGTGAAAAAACAGCTTGCGCAGGATCCACTACTTTGGCCAAAACATGAGCAATTCCCGAAAGATGAAAAGGCAAAAAAATAGCATTCAATTTTTTGACCTTCGCTGATTTCGTTTGTTAAATTTTAAACAACGAGCAATAAAGCCATGGGAAATTGAAAATTGTAAAAGCCAATTTCCTATAAATGTCGCCATGTCAAAAAATATCTTGCATTTCAAGCTTACATTTATTACATTGTAATACAATGCATTACAATGGAGGAAATCAATGAGTAAAGCAATTTCTGTAAGAATCCCTGATAAATTGGCTTTAAAACTATCTGAAATTGCTAAAGAAACAGAGCGGTCAAAATCTTTTCTTGTTCAAAAGGCATTGGAAGCTTATTTGGCTGCTTTAGCGGATCTACAGGTTGCCGTAGATCGACTGCACGATACGGCTGATCCGGTGGTTTCGTTAGACGAATTGAGAGAAGAGCTTGAGTTATAAGATAGCATTTAAAAAGTCAGTTTCTCGCGATCTCAAGAAAATTGACACGATTCAG contains these protein-coding regions:
- a CDS encoding ribbon-helix-helix protein, CopG family, coding for MSKAISVRIPDKLALKLSEIAKETERSKSFLVQKALEAYLAALADLQVAVDRLHDTADPVVSLDELREELEL